The DNA sequence GGGCGGTGAGCAAATTGCCCCTTTCTGCTTGTTGAGCTGCCGTGGCTAACAAGTCGTTGCAGTTGCTGACAAAGGCATGCTGGTAATCGGTATTCAAGGTTTCCAAAAGGCGATGGATGGCTGCACTTCCACTGGTCAATTGCCGGAGCGCATTCCGGCGGGCATCGTCGAGCGTATTGCCTGTCGCCTGTAAGGATGCACTCGCGGTGCTAATCACCTGGTCGCTGCCGCTTAATCTCAAACCTACCAGTAAATCATAAGCGGCGACAAAACGCGTACGCATACCCTCCATTTGCCCTTCACGGACGAGTACCAATTCGGCCTCCAGCAGTACGCCAGAAAGACTATCCAATAGCGCACCTTTGCGCTGCAAAGCGGGTATCAGGCGTTGCTCCACATCTGCACTTACACTTTTAGCGAAGCGCAGCTGTAGAGGAATATCTTGGGTAGTTCCGTTCAGGAAACAACTTGCTGATAGGATAAAAATTAAGAATAAACGCATAATTAGCTAGTTAAGCGTAATGAATATTTTGTTCCCCTGCACATCTCGTTCACAGTCGTAACCCAATTCACGGAGGAAGTTGCGAAGTTTTACGGCAAATCGGTAAGCGCGGTAGGGCTGCCCATTAGTGGGGTGCAAATAAGGTACTCTCAACTGATCGACGATCATTTTCGTGGCCGTCATCCCTTGCAGGTGGTATTGGCCACGTAGGGTATTTTCTCCCAACCAGTTGGCAATCACTTCGGCCAACAGCAGGTCGCTCCCACTTACGGGGCTATCAAGGTCATAACTTACCGATGGGGCCAGCGTGATATTGAGGGCCAACACCCGACCAGCCATCAGCATATCATGAAAACTTGCCGTTATCTGAGGGATAAATTCGAGGAGCCCCTCTTCTGCGGCACGTTGCACCAAACGCTCATACTGTTTGGTATAAAAACTGGGCGAATGAGAGGTGTGATTGGCTAGCGACACCCCAGAAACAGCATCGTAGGCGGTCATGATAAGCCCTCCAGTACTGCCATTGTAAGAGTTATTGATGATCGGTTCTACCTCTACGTAGATATCCGCTCCCGATAGCTCTATCACCTCCTGTTTCACACTGGTGAGGTTGCCCCATTCGATGGTCTGATCATTGGCCAACTGCCGCAAGCGGGCTCGCAAGTCAACAGTGCTATAGCCCGCAGTTGCAAACCCTTCCCGTACCGCCGTCACTGCCGTTAACATGACTTTATCTTGCTCTAGTTGCTGTCGCCAATCTTCGCCTTCTTTAGCAAACGGAATCACCATTATAGTAGGCTGGTAACCGGGCATGCTGTCCAACCGGGGCTCCGTCTGGGAAAAGCTATCTTGAAAAAACAGGAAAAGCGTAAAAATTAACAGCGTGTATTTTCTCATTGTTTATTTTAATTAAGACTTCTTTGGCAGCCTGT is a window from the Lewinella sp. LCG006 genome containing:
- a CDS encoding DUF6175 family protein, whose product is MRKYTLLIFTLFLFFQDSFSQTEPRLDSMPGYQPTIMVIPFAKEGEDWRQQLEQDKVMLTAVTAVREGFATAGYSTVDLRARLRQLANDQTIEWGNLTSVKQEVIELSGADIYVEVEPIINNSYNGSTGGLIMTAYDAVSGVSLANHTSHSPSFYTKQYERLVQRAAEEGLLEFIPQITASFHDMLMAGRVLALNITLAPSVSYDLDSPVSGSDLLLAEVIANWLGENTLRGQYHLQGMTATKMIVDQLRVPYLHPTNGQPYRAYRFAVKLRNFLRELGYDCERDVQGNKIFITLN